A single genomic interval of Deferribacter autotrophicus harbors:
- a CDS encoding lipopolysaccharide biosynthesis protein codes for MNNIRTINYIKQVKYSFVLKFLTIGCSFLSIPIMIKYLGTELYGIWSTLLSITSWIVLMDFGIGNGLKNKVVESLALNSRILARKYISTSYIIIGFVSISLILFIVLISQFIPWQKVFNTNLLSNDEITKVVNITFIFISLNFWVSLINQVFNGLQKTSLVNLNQFLSNFIILVSVYALYKTTSQSFHKLAFLYGLSLVLPNIILSIWFYRKNSLLIPRPLDFSLKKAKEIISLGTKFFIIQIAVIIIFTTDKILITQLFEPAKVAEYEVVFKLFSIVILIHSLISAPLWPAYADAYHKKDFKWISTNIKKQLSLFFYLILLTLTLLITAKFIISLWVGADFNVETGLLIVMGIFTIVSTWNNIFAFFINATNQLNIQIITSLIAIVINIPLSIFIVKFFNTDSYGIVIGTIISLMFFAILGPIQTYKIIRGNLNVE; via the coding sequence ATGAATAATATCAGAACAATAAATTATATTAAGCAAGTTAAATATTCTTTCGTTTTAAAATTTTTAACAATAGGTTGTAGTTTTTTAAGTATACCTATCATGATAAAATATTTAGGTACAGAATTATATGGAATATGGAGTACACTATTATCTATTACGTCTTGGATAGTTTTAATGGATTTTGGAATTGGTAATGGTTTAAAAAATAAAGTAGTTGAAAGTCTAGCGTTGAATTCAAGAATTTTAGCGCGAAAGTACATATCCACTTCCTACATTATAATTGGCTTTGTATCAATATCTTTGATTCTATTTATAGTTTTAATAAGTCAATTTATTCCTTGGCAAAAAGTTTTTAATACCAATTTATTAAGTAATGATGAAATTACTAAAGTTGTAAATATTACATTTATTTTTATTTCATTAAATTTTTGGGTAAGCTTAATAAATCAAGTATTTAATGGTTTGCAGAAAACTTCATTAGTTAATTTAAATCAGTTTCTATCGAACTTTATAATACTTGTTTCTGTATATGCTTTGTATAAAACAACATCCCAATCTTTTCATAAGTTAGCTTTTCTATATGGTTTATCTTTAGTATTACCGAATATTATACTGTCCATTTGGTTTTATAGAAAAAATTCTTTATTAATACCAAGACCACTTGATTTTTCTTTAAAAAAGGCCAAAGAAATAATATCACTAGGAACAAAGTTTTTTATAATTCAAATCGCTGTAATAATTATTTTCACAACAGATAAAATCTTAATTACACAGTTGTTTGAACCAGCAAAAGTGGCTGAGTATGAAGTTGTTTTTAAACTATTTTCCATAGTTATATTGATTCACTCTCTTATTTCAGCTCCTTTATGGCCTGCATATGCGGATGCATATCATAAAAAAGATTTTAAATGGATATCGACTAATATAAAAAAACAGTTAAGTCTCTTTTTTTACTTGATTTTACTGACATTAACTCTATTAATTACTGCAAAATTTATCATATCTTTATGGGTTGGTGCAGATTTTAATGTTGAAACTGGTTTATTAATTGTAATGGGCATTTTTACTATAGTTTCTACTTGGAATAATATTTTTGCGTTTTTTATTAATGCAACTAATCAATTAAATATTCAGATTATAACTTCTTTAATTGCTATTGTTATAAATATTCCATTATCAATATTTATTGTTAAATTTTTTAACACAGATTCTTATGGAATAGTAATAGGTACAATTATATCATTAATGTTTTTTGCTATTTTAGGACCAATTCAAACTTATAAAATAATTAGAGGTAACTTAAATGTTGAATAA
- a CDS encoding glycosyltransferase family 2 protein — MLNNNKLVSILIPVYNREKYIEETVKGALKQTYKNIEVIVVDNKSNDKTWNKLQELAKTDNRIRIFQNETNIGPVRNWKRCIDEASGKYGKILWSDDLIAPDFIKKTLPFLENNEDVGFVFTGTEIFIDGTQKKSENYFIGKTGIYDSDKYINGVLFEDNYPVSPGCALFRMKDLKENLLINVPNKVNSNFSMHAIGNDLLIFLLTAHKYKRFAFINEKLSFFRAHKDSISIKSNNGKLPLHYSLAKAYFVENYRKDLIRKLNTSIWINIKRYPTTAKKYNLDKIEKFYLSNRDYKLDYVYLVNKVFKKILKKMGLMR, encoded by the coding sequence ATGTTGAATAATAACAAATTAGTCAGTATTTTAATTCCCGTATATAATAGAGAGAAATATATAGAAGAAACTGTAAAAGGCGCATTAAAACAGACATATAAAAATATTGAAGTGATAGTTGTAGATAATAAAAGTAATGATAAAACTTGGAATAAACTCCAAGAGTTAGCTAAGACAGATAATAGGATAAGAATATTTCAGAATGAAACTAATATAGGTCCTGTTAGAAATTGGAAAAGATGTATAGATGAAGCAAGTGGAAAATATGGGAAAATTCTTTGGTCAGATGATTTGATTGCACCTGATTTTATAAAAAAAACTTTACCATTTTTGGAAAACAATGAAGACGTGGGTTTTGTTTTTACAGGAACAGAAATTTTTATAGATGGCACTCAAAAAAAGAGCGAAAATTATTTTATAGGAAAAACAGGTATTTATGATAGTGATAAATATATAAATGGTGTACTTTTTGAAGATAACTATCCTGTGTCTCCTGGATGTGCGTTATTTAGAATGAAAGACTTAAAAGAGAATTTACTTATTAATGTTCCAAACAAAGTAAATAGTAATTTTAGTATGCATGCAATTGGTAATGATTTATTAATATTTTTATTAACCGCACATAAGTATAAGAGATTTGCATTTATAAATGAAAAGTTATCATTTTTCAGAGCCCATAAAGATTCTATTAGTATTAAATCTAATAATGGGAAATTACCATTGCATTATAGTTTAGCAAAAGCATATTTTGTCGAAAATTATAGAAAAGATTTAATTAGGAAATTGAATACTAGTATTTGGATAAATATTAAGCGATATCCAACTACTGCAAAAAAATACAATCTTGACAAAATAGAAAAGTTTTACTTAAGCAACAGAGATTATAAACTAGATTATGTTTATTTGGTTAATAAAGTGTTTAAGAAAATATTAAAGAAGATGGGATTAATGAGATGA
- a CDS encoding glycosyltransferase family 2 protein, which yields MECLNKNYSTTKLCYKLLDGSFLDMDGKIKAELKFKINNPKFKIQNSKLIGKPEDKFETMLFLPEGEERKGEGGLRTKGYFKHSYKKVVSDKRQEIGDKSDEWWIVDRDDNLVKKVEMPENLNLPSTTYHLPLISIITVVYNGEKYLEETIKSVINQTYHNVEYIIIDGGSTDGTLGIIKKYENYIDYWVSEPDEGIYDAMNKGILTARGKWIAFLNSDDKFINCYLLNNLFIYLFSDVDILYGNILKNGKIKKAYHNFLYFYMSIKHPATFINAKLARKIKFDKSYKIAGDYKLFLECKIKKCKFKKVNCVFTIMREGGVSSNSLDSIKEVWNVQSKMLKKYRIVFFINKILFIFRKVKFVFKGGKSANI from the coding sequence ATGGAATGTTTAAATAAAAACTATTCAACAACAAAACTGTGCTATAAACTTTTAGATGGCAGTTTTTTAGACATGGACGGCAAAATAAAAGCAGAATTAAAATTTAAAATAAACAATCCAAAATTCAAAATCCAAAATTCAAAATTAATCGGAAAGCCTGAAGATAAATTTGAAACAATGCTCTTTTTACCAGAGGGTGAAGAGAGAAAAGGGGAGGGTGGGCTTAGAACTAAAGGATATTTTAAGCATAGCTATAAGAAGGTAGTAAGTGATAAGAGACAAGAGATAGGAGATAAAAGTGACGAATGGTGGATAGTGGATAGAGATGATAATTTAGTCAAAAAAGTAGAAATGCCAGAAAATTTAAATCTACCATCTACCACCTATCACCTCCCACTTATCTCTATAATAACTGTCGTCTACAACGGCGAAAAATATCTTGAAGAAACCATTAAAAGTGTAATTAATCAAACTTATCATAATGTAGAGTATATAATAATTGATGGTGGTTCAACTGATGGAACTTTGGGTATAATTAAAAAATATGAAAATTATATTGATTATTGGGTGAGTGAACCAGATGAAGGAATTTATGATGCAATGAATAAAGGAATTTTGACCGCTAGAGGTAAATGGATAGCTTTTTTAAATTCAGATGACAAGTTTATAAATTGTTATTTATTGAACAATTTATTTATTTATTTGTTTTCAGATGTTGATATTTTGTATGGGAATATTTTGAAAAATGGTAAGATAAAAAAAGCCTACCATAATTTTTTATATTTTTATATGAGTATAAAGCACCCGGCAACTTTTATTAATGCAAAATTGGCAAGAAAAATAAAGTTTGATAAGAGCTATAAAATAGCTGGAGATTATAAATTATTTTTGGAATGTAAAATTAAGAAATGTAAATTTAAAAAAGTTAATTGCGTGTTTACTATTATGAGGGAGGGTGGAGTAAGTAGTAATAGTTTAGATTCTATTAAGGAGGTTTGGAATGTTCAGTCAAAAATGTTAAAAAAATATAGGATTGTTTTTTTTATAAATAAGATTCTTTTTATTTTCAGAAAAGTTAAATTTGTTTTTAAAGGAGGAAAAAGTGCTAACATATGA